The Halomonas sp. KG2 genome segment GCCTGATGGCCGGAGCCACCTCCTTAGAGGGCGGCTTCGGCGCAGCAGCGGCCTTTGGCCCCGAGGCGGAAGCCCTAGGCGCCCAGGGTGCCACTACTGCCGCCATTGCCTCTGCCACCTTCGGCATGATTGTCGGCGGTGTGATCGGTGCGCCTATCGCCCGCTGGATCATCGACCGTCAGCAGATTCCGGTTGTCGCCGAAGACGTACATGATCTGGAGAAGCTGCAAGCCGAGGAGCGCCCCACTCAAGCGCCCATCGACAGCCGCACCCTGCTGCGCGTGCTGGCCGTCATAGTACCGATCATGGTGCTGGGCGTGTGGTTCAAAGGGGCTCTGTCGACCCACCTGGGGATCATCCTACCGAGCTATGTGGGCGCCATGTTTGTCGCCATCCTGCTACGCAATCTTAATGATCGCTTCCACTGGGTCAGCATGCCGGACAACGCCCTCGCCACCCTGGGCGACGTGGCCTTGGGTGTGTTCCTGACCATGGCAATGATGAATCTCAAGATCTGGCAGCTCCAGGAGATGGGCGGCTCACTGCTGTTGATCCTGCTGGTGCAAACCCTGGCCATCGTCTTCCTGGCCGTGGTGGTGATGTTCCGTCTGCTAGGCCGCAACTACGACGCCGCAGTGCTTACCGCGGGCTTTATTGGCCACGGTCTAGGCGCGACTCCCAATGCGGTGGCAAATATGAGTGCGGTGTGCGAGCACTATCGTGTGGTGTCGCACAAGGCCTTCATCATCGTCCCGCTGTGCGGCGCCGTGCTGATCGATATTGTCGCCATCCCCGCCATTACTTGGTGCCTGAACGCCTTCGCCTGATCGCTGTTCGTCCGACAACGCCAGCCTCTGGATTCAGCTGGCGTTGTCGTTTTTGTCGCCGATGCCGCTAGGTATCCGTTGCCTCTAGCCGCCCCTCTGCTACCAGTGATGGCAAACCCCCAGGCATCTCCAACTCCTCCATGGCTTTCGACCGTATAACGCCAATCAGAAACACATTAGGCTACGTTATCTTCTTTCGTAACGGGCTCTTCGATGGGTTCGCCATTCTCATCCAACAGTTGGTGGTCATAGGCTGCTTGAAGACCCGTTTCTTCAGCAGCAGGCTGTTCCTCTTGCGGTGGTTCTTCTTCCGCGGATTCTTCCACCAAGTCTGCCCAGTAATCAATGTGGCCGGGATAAGCTGGCGATATAATCGCCACCACAATGCCGACAACCGAAAATAGCGAAAATGCATAGGCATACCCAAAACCGTCCACCAGCATACCAACAACCGGCGACCCTACTGCCTGCCCAAGCGCACAGGCCATGAAAGGCAAGACTGGCCCCATGGAAAGCCGCCCCGGCAATAGCCGAATGCCCGTCATCAGATACAGTCCCGTTAAGCTCATGTAAGCAAGTCCAAATACCATGGCGGAAAATATCGCCAATGCTAACTGGCTGGGACTGGCAGCAAGCAACGCCAAGCTTGAAGACAGCATCATTAGCATTAATGCCTGCGTAATAGGAGGGTTATTACGGTCAGCCAAATCACTCACTACGGCGCCTCCAAGCCCAGCAATTCCTACGGCAAACCAAAGCCAACCGACTTGATGAGCAGGCAATCCGCCAAGGGTAACGGCCAAATCAGGCGCAAAAAGCCAGAACGGCGAAGACACAAACCCCATCGCGAAAGCAAAGAGCGATAGCCGGGTAAGGCGCGACCACTGTAGCCGCGTGATTGGCGGTGGCGGTGCCGCATTCGCTGGCACAACCCGAGAGACCGAAGGAATAAAGTACCAGGCAGCAATCACCCCTAAACCCGCCAAAACAGCAAAGCTAGTGTAAGTAAAGCGCCACGCATCGGCCAAGAACACGACCGTCGGCACTGCTACGATAATGCCAATACTGGTGCCAGCATTCATGATAGAGCTAACGCGGCCATGCATTGTTCGGCTCACCAACGCCTGCATAGCAGCCGTCAGAGCGGGCATCATCAAGCCAGTACAAATGCCGCAGACAAACACACCTGCACCGAGCGATAAGGCACCAGACGACTGGCTGATAAAGACAAGGCCGGCCACACCGAACCCACCCGACAATACCGCCAAATTACGCGCACCGAGCCGATCGGCTGCAAGCGGTGCAAACAACGTAGCCAAGACAAAACTAATAAACGGCAGTGCCCCGATAATGCCAATCAAGTACGCAGTCAGTTCTAGCTCGGCGCTAATGGAAGGCACAAACAAACCAAATGCAAAGCGCGCAAGTCCATAACTAATCGCTACCAGCGCTGCACCAAATAGGGCAAACCCCATGTTCGACAAGGTCTTCATACCGAGCACTCCACGGCCGTTTGTGTCTTGTGCATCAAGCTGATCTATCAACTGCGCCACCAATAGCCTACTTCGCTGGGTGATTGCAATCTCCTGCTGTGCGGCTGCCGCAAAGAGGTATGATCTAGTCGATATACAGAATGCTTAAGTTAAAAATAAGCATTGAAGAAGGCGACACTGACAATCTCACCGCTCG includes the following:
- the gltS gene encoding sodium/glutamate symporter, with amino-acid sequence MHFTLDAVSTTALALILLAFGAGLKRRLNWLEHFCVPTPVIGGFGFALLAWLLRDLGLVTFELDTAMQSPLMIAFFTTVGLGGSLALLKKGGKALGIYLVACWLLALMQNGVGIGMASLLGLDPLIGLMAGATSLEGGFGAAAAFGPEAEALGAQGATTAAIASATFGMIVGGVIGAPIARWIIDRQQIPVVAEDVHDLEKLQAEERPTQAPIDSRTLLRVLAVIVPIMVLGVWFKGALSTHLGIILPSYVGAMFVAILLRNLNDRFHWVSMPDNALATLGDVALGVFLTMAMMNLKIWQLQEMGGSLLLILLVQTLAIVFLAVVVMFRLLGRNYDAAVLTAGFIGHGLGATPNAVANMSAVCEHYRVVSHKAFIIVPLCGAVLIDIVAIPAITWCLNAFA
- a CDS encoding MFS transporter codes for the protein MKTLSNMGFALFGAALVAISYGLARFAFGLFVPSISAELELTAYLIGIIGALPFISFVLATLFAPLAADRLGARNLAVLSGGFGVAGLVFISQSSGALSLGAGVFVCGICTGLMMPALTAAMQALVSRTMHGRVSSIMNAGTSIGIIVAVPTVVFLADAWRFTYTSFAVLAGLGVIAAWYFIPSVSRVVPANAAPPPPITRLQWSRLTRLSLFAFAMGFVSSPFWLFAPDLAVTLGGLPAHQVGWLWFAVGIAGLGGAVVSDLADRNNPPITQALMLMMLSSSLALLAASPSQLALAIFSAMVFGLAYMSLTGLYLMTGIRLLPGRLSMGPVLPFMACALGQAVGSPVVGMLVDGFGYAYAFSLFSVVGIVVAIISPAYPGHIDYWADLVEESAEEEPPQEEQPAAEETGLQAAYDHQLLDENGEPIEEPVTKEDNVA